The Meriones unguiculatus strain TT.TT164.6M chromosome 16, Bangor_MerUng_6.1, whole genome shotgun sequence genomic sequence AGCCTGCACTGGACCCCAAGCCCAGAACGGCTCAGGGAAGAGTTAAGTGTAGAGATGGAGTTGCCTCCCCTCTGCCACCGactgtgtgtgcgcacgtgtgtgtctgtgtgtgtatgtgcacacgagCATAGAGAAGAGGTCAGCTTCAGGCGTGGTCCTCAGATGCCTCCCACCCTTGCTGCTGCGGCTGTAGTTCCCTGGGTCCctcgctggcctggaactcactaagtggGTGAGGCTGgccccagggacctgcctgtctccacctccccggCCCTGGGAACGCAGACACCAGAGCCGCTGGGTTGTCACACAGTCTGGGCATCAAGCTCAGCTGCCCGCGCTGGCGTGGCAGGAGTTCACTGACTCACGGCAGCGTCGGCTGAAGTGCTAAAGGGAACTAGGTGCCAGGGCCGGAGGCGAGTGTGCTGACTGCCCGCCCTATCGCCTGGACACTGTGAGGCTGGACACCTGTCCTGTCCCCTCCGCCCTGGCACTAGGACTCTTCGACCAGGGGAACTTGTCCTGTAACCAAGATGAACACAGAAGTGACACCACCCTACAGGTTGAGCcccagaaaaatttaaaaaacagcaacaaaaataaaataaaataaagcttacTCCACGCCACGGAGACGGGGCTCGGGAGGCTGGGGTGCTCCACCTGGCAGCTGTAGGTGTCCCCAAGCTCCGGGCTCACTTCCAGCATTACCGTCGTCTGGAAGGTCCAGTCCCCGTTCCTCACAAGGCCCGGGGACGAGACCCCAGACCGCTCCTCCTGTCCGTTCCGGAACCACCTGACACTTATGTGCCCGGGGTAGAAGCCTGTCACCAGGCAGAGCAGCAGGTTGTGCTGCCACAGCAACGGAGTCCTCTCAGGGTACACTGTCACCTCCGGGGGCACTGGCAAGAGAAGAACGGGCACCAAGGTCAGGATAGTGACACCCTTGAGCCATGTCCCGGGCCAGCCAAGGAGGTGCTGGCAGTGCGGGGCACCTAAGCCCCCAGACTGAGAAGCATGTGTGGATGCTGCAAGGAGGAGTTAGACtctgccagcacacacacacacaaatagacagacaaacagatgattgatagataaatagatggatatagacagagacagatgatagatagatagatagatagatagatagatagatagatagacagatgatagatagatagatgatagacagatgatagatagatagacagatgatagacagacagatgttagatagatagatgatagacagatgatagatagatagacagatgatagacagacagatgttagatagacagatagatgatagatagatagatgatagacgacagatagatagatagatagatagatggatggatggatggatggatggatggatggatggacagaccaTAGACAGACCCATGGATAGAGTTTAAAGCGTTTTGAACGCCTGTCATAGGCTGTGGGGGAGAGTCCCGCTGGGCCACCTCCCTCACCATTCCTCCCTCACCGTCCCTCCCTCACCGTTCCTCCCTCACCGTTCCTCCCCACGGTGAAGGGGGCCCCCAGCCTGTAGTTCTGCCTGCAGACCAGGTTCACAGAGGCTCTGCTCCTCGCCAGGAGATCCGGGCGTCTGTTCCACTGCTCGGCGTCAGGCTCCCCCAGCTGCGTCAGCGCCACGAACACCCCCAGGTCGCTGTCGAAGTGTAAATACTCCTCCAGGTTGAAAATGAACCTGACCACGAAGCGCACCCTCTCTGTGCCGTTGGTGAAGTAACAGTCCGCCTTCGCCTGGATCACAAAATCCTCTGGAAACCATGAAAGGGTTAGGAACCAGCCACGCCTCTGGGCCTCTGGGCCTCTGGGCCTCTGGGGAAGCCTGCACCAGGCACGCTGAGTCAGAGGGTGCGGATTTCGGGGGAGCCCTTCGATGGCAGTGCGCTCAAACATATAACATCTGGAGACAAAAACACGGACCAGCCAGTGCTCGCTGGCGTTTATTAAAATGTGAACTCTACAGGGAAAACTGTCCTCAGGAGTGAGTTCCATCCTTGGTCTCCCCACTTCCCTGTCCCCATCCCCCTCCGCCGccaacatgtgggtcctggagatcgagctcaggtttggcagcaagcggctttacccacggagccatcgtGGCTTTGCCAGCTCCGTGCTTTCGAACACCACACCCGTGTTGAAGACACACTCGGAGTGGCCTtcatggagaggacagaagagagagggggcgGGACGGGGAGGGAAAGGCCTCTTGTGACATGGCGTGCCGTGACTCGGCTCTGAGCGCTTGGGAATGAGAAAGCAGGTGGTCCTCCATGACTGCCGCTTGGAGGAAAACGGTTACTGCGCTTGCGCTGTGGGTCTGCTCGCTCCTAAGCCGGGCAGCCTCCTCCAGGGATGCTCAGCCGTGAGAGTGGCTCTCACGCCCCCCCAGGCCTCTGCCCTGGTCCCTGAGTTCACACGAGGAGCCAGGCTCCAGCCCCTCGCCACCCTTCCCTCTTACAAGCTAGAGAAGAGGTGCGTGGCGCCTtcatcatcatttaaaaaaaatcaacggTGATTGTTTTTTCCATTCGTCAGTGGGCATGACGAACTCAGAGCAGCTCTTGTCCCCAGAGGCAAAtgctgctcctcccctcccccaccgggCTCGTTCCCCTTCTGCACTCTGAGGGACTCTGGCCCTCGAGGGAGTCTTTTCTTATCGTAGCACATCCTGTTTCCTGCTCCTAACCCTGCATCTTCATGGTCTGACAACACTCTGTTTCCAGGGCCCGTCTCCCCGGCTAAAAAACAGACGGCACACAGGAACCTGAGGCCAAAAATCACTAACAGGCTCAACCTGTCTGACTTCAGGGGCAGGAGAGGAGAGTCCCGgtttctctagagaaacagaaagtCATAGCGAGAGCTCAGGGGCTCAGCTGCTCGCAGGCTCTGGCTTTCAAGGTTCAGGTGTCTGAAGTTGATGCGTAAGGACCAACGAGGAAAAAACgtctcctccatcctcctccctccctccctccctcctccctccctccctcctccctccctcccctggcaTCTGCATCTCAAGCACAGGAAGGCCTCTCATCGTGGATGGTGAGGAGGCTTCAAAGCTTCCTGGTCAGTGGGAGGACAGCTGCTCTTTGAGGTCAGAGCCACTCGATTCTGAGACTTTGGTCTACGGGAGAAAGTGACCCTCTCGCAGACACACCCAGAAACAAATGCTCTGATCTTACCTGGGGTGTCTCTGCCTTCAGCCATGAAGGAATCTGGCCTCACGAGGCTCACGAGCAGAGCCACCACCCAGGGGGCCCTCCCAGCACCCATTCTGGGGGGACAATGGGATGGTGAAGAGGCTGGTGCCCGTCTTTAGAATGGAGCTGTCTTCCACAGaagtgaaaaaaatcacaaagtgtAGATAACCGTCCAGCCTGCCTGAGAGGGGGACCATCCTCAGACGGTTAGCCAATCAAGGCTGATGAGTTTTGCATCATTTGTTGCTAGGCAGAACACTTTGATAGCATTGTGTTTTAATAGCCCTGAACCAGCTGCCTTGGAGAGTCAGGGTAGGTGGTTTACGTATGGGAAAATGGcctgggatcaggaggggaaagTCTGGAACAAAGCAGGTCATTCACTGCGCATCCTGCTCCCCTCATTTGGTCCCTCTGTCCAACAGGTCACTCTGACCAACAGGTCTCCCTCCTGGAGGTGGCTGCCGCTGCCGGTAGAGGGCGCCGAGCAGCGAGGACGCTTTGTGAATTGGCTTACAGGGAGCCTGCAGCAGGCTTATCAGCAAAAACGGAAGGCGGGTGCTACTGTGTCTGGTACTCCAAGCaaggacaggagggaggaggaagactaagacagaaaaacagacaggGAGGCAAAATTCTCAAAGGAATAAAATCATGGAAATGTATTTATAAGGACAGAATATAAGGAAGTACTGGGGGTCAGGTCAGCAAGATGGCAGGATGGGATTCTGTAAAACGCACTTGCTGTAGAACCACCAGCCTGCACGTCCtgtgccagcctgagctacagagtgagaccctgtctcctcattatcatcatcaccaccattatcatcatcaccaccatcaccaccaccaccatcatcaccaccaccatcatcatcttcatcatcatcatcattctcaTGCTTGATGACATTTAAATGGCTATAACTGCGCTGAAAAGCACACGgggaaagaagggtgagttaatCCACTCTGCCGCCttagtcagctttctgttgctgtgatgaacaccacGGCCAAAGCTATTTGTGGCAGAAATGGCTTATCTCACCCTACAGCTATGGTCCatcgctgagggaagtcagggcaggaacccgcaggcgggaactgaagcagaggccacggaggggcgCTCCTTACTGGATTGCTCCAcgtggcctgctcagcctgtggTCTTCTGCTACCCAGAGCACCTCCCTCAGTGGGCTGGGCCActccacatcaatcatctattAAAAAAAGTCCTGTAGACTTACCTAGGCCAATCTActgaggacattttctcaactgagggtcccTTTTCCCAGATGGCCCTAGCTTCGGTCAAGTtgacaaacatgcacacacacaaacacacaaacacaaaacacacacacaaacacacacacacacacacacaaaacacagaacTAGCCAGTACGCCCTACCAAGGTACTTTAGTGGTGTGAAAGCATGGGATTTCGTGCTGTTGGCATGTTTGTATGCATGCATCTTGGCATCTAAACAAGGCATTGTGGACAATGGCCAAAGATTTGTACTATCATCGCCCAGCTGCCCACTTGTTCTGTGTGGTCCAGAGGACGAGCTACAAACCCTGTGCTTCTCCCTCCACAGTGGATGCATTTATTaaatacacacaagcaaaatagATAGACTAATCagccagcagcaggcagagaagcGGTCATCCGTCGGGGCTCAGAGAGCACAGAGCTAAGGGAACACACCAAATGGAGCCCCAAGAGAACTCAGGGGGAAAGCATGCTGAGGCAGCCGGCTGAGTTCCCTGTGGGTGGGAGAGGCCTGGCTGAGCGTCCCTTGGGAAAGTGAACTTCAAAGAGCAACAGAGATGACATCATCAGTCAGAAGCTTACACTCACTCAGCAGAACTGAGGAATCAAGGCTGGAAGTCGGGATTAAGAGAGCTCAGGGTGGAGGGTCCACCCTGCGCCTGGAAGACCTCCGACTTCCAGCCCCTCCTCAGACATCCTCACAGGCAGAAGCCTCCATTAGATGCCTCCACCTCCCGACAGTTCTCAAGGTCGCTGTGTCTCTATTGCCCTCAGCtatttgctgttttcctttctccctgtGGCAATCAGGAGGCTGGCCTGACCCGGGCGGGAGTTttggaggagacagggaggggccTCCTCGTTCCCAGAGTCCACTTCCAAGGAGCTTAAGATGCACGGCAGAGTTTACCAACGGAACAGTGTGCATCACACCACTGATAGGCCATTTTTACACATTCAGTGCAAAATATACATTTTAGAAGGGTGGATTTAGAGAGCTGCTATTTGGGGAAACGTGAGGCAGGAGTATGTAGATTTGTGTGTCAcagctttctattgctgtggcaaacaccatggccaaaagcgaTGCGGGGAGGAAAGTGCTATATGACCGACAAATCTCCATCACATCTTCACCATTgagggaagccgaggcaggaactcaaggatGGAACTGGAGGCAGGGACGGAAGGAACACTGctccctggcttgctccccatggcttgctccccgtggcttgctccccatggcttgctccccgtggcttgctccccatggcttgctccccatggcttgctccccgtggcttgctccccatggcttgctccccatggcttgctccccgtggcttgctccccgtggcttgctccccgtggcttgctccccatggcttgctcccTGGGGCTTGCTCCCCGGGGCTTGCTCTGCCTGGTTTTTTATATACCATGGACCACCTGCCAGGGGGGGACCTTCCACAGCGAGCCGGGTCCTCCCAcgtcaatcatcagtcaagagaATGCTGCACAGGTTGCTCAAGGCCCATGTGCTGAGGACTTTTTCTCGGCCAAGGCTCCCTGTTCCCAGGCAGCATATCTGTGCCAAGCTGACAGAAACTAGCCTGGATGACATAGGCACTTAAACGTAGATCCAATCTCTTCAGCTTGGCAGGCCTAAAGCTCGGAACCAGATCTTCTGGCCAGCCAGGAGTAAAGGAGTGAGGCGTTCCTCCTTGCCTTTTGAATTTTCAACTACATTAAAATGTTGCcctttttatacatttttaaaaatgagaatagtGAGAGAATAAGTGTTTACAAGACTTCTGTTCCCAAGTCAAAGTCACCCTTGTCCACGTGTGAGACCCTGTCAGGTTAGTGACTGTTTctgcacttttttaaaaaagatgtatttatttattatgtctacggtgttctgcctgcaggtgtgcctgcacaccagatctcaatatagatggttgtgagccaccgtgtggtggctgggaattgaactcaggacctctgggagagcagccagtgctctcgactgctgagccatctctccagcccgtgacTGTTTCTGAACTCGTGTTCTCAAGTTCAGGGTTGTGACAATCACACCGGCCACGTGAGGCTGTCTTGAGAATGCAGTAAGAATGTGCATGCCCGGCCCGGACGCAGCTGCAGAGATCAGGAAGCCCCCAGAGAGCACGGCCCAGCTCAGGAGTCCCTCAACTCACGCAGTGCTTCCCACAGCCGCCAGGGGGCATCGGGGTCACACCAGCGCTGCCCTGGCTCACCCAGCAGGGGACTAAGGAAGGTCGCCTCTGACTACTCCGCCCCCCTCCCTGAGGGATCCCTCCCGGGAGGTCCCTGTGACCCCCAGGCGGACATCCCACTGTGCAGAGCTCTGAGGACTGGAGGCTCGATGCTGCcccacagagaacaggacagaccGGGCAGCCGTCTGGGTGGACCGTAGGAATCCACAGAGCCTTCCTGAGAGTCCCCCTCCGCCCACGCTTTCCTTCAGAAAGACcaagccctccttccctctctgtcaCCCTGTACAAAAACCCGCCAGGATGGATCAAAGACTTTGATGTAGGAGCTGCAAACGTGGCTACAGAAACGCTGCAAGATCTAGGTGTGAGCAGTGGCTGGAAAGGCCCAGAAGCCCAGGAAACAAAGGTGAGAATTAAAAAGTGGGATTGTGTTAGATTAAAAACCTTCTGAAGAGCCAAAGAAACGGAGGCAGAACTCAGAGGGACAGAACGGCAGGGCCGGATCAGGagggaaggctttgccagctGCCTGCCTGACGGGGACTCAGACCCAGAACACACACCAATCTCAGGACACCAGACACTAAAACACAAATAGCCCAGCCAGTAAATGAAGACACATCTGGGTGAAAACGTGTCTGTGGTGCCGGGAACCAACCCCAGGGCCTTCCACGTGCCAGGCCACCTGGCACCTgcagccctgaaaaaaaaaaaaaaaaacattgaagaagCTCACGCAGCCAAGAACACACGGGGAAAGCTCGAGAAGGAGGAGGGTGCGAGGCTCACAGAACACGGACGTCAGTGGGAGGGAAGGGGTGGGGTGAACCTGGGCGCAGGAAGAGCGGGGGCAACCGAAACTGAGCGTGTCCCAGTGCGCCCCAGGGGACCGGGACCTCTGCCGCTAACTCTAACACGTTTCTTTACGCTCTCCGATGAGGGCCGTGGAGATGGCTCGGGGCGGAAATGCACTTGCCTAGGAcccacatgctggagagacagAACGAGCTCGGCGAAACTGTCCTCCGTTCTCCACACGCGGCTGTGGTGGGAGTGCTCACCCACACAAACAACAATAATCAATAAACGACATAGAAATGTTGAGCTGTACTGAGAGTCCATCTCACCTGAGCCCGACTACCgggacagaaaagaagaaaggcagggctggagcgatggcccGGGTTAACCGCACCTACTGCTCTGATAGAGGACCAGGGCTCAGCCCagaacccacacggcagctcacacaCATCCGTTATTCCAGGTCCAGGGGGTCTGACGCCCCCTTCCCGCCTCTGTGGGTGCCGGGCACACAGCATACACAACACAGCCATCAGATTAACAGATttggtaaagaaagaaaaagaaaaatgcagctcttgggaggtggaggcagggggatggtaGTCTGTGAGTTCAGGCCCTGGTCTACATGGTGGGACCCTGTCTTATAAACCAGAGAGGAAAGGAATTGTTACTTGTTACGGCCTCGGGTGTTTGCGCTCTGCCGGTGGAGGTGTGAGCTCTCCAGTATGCAAGCATCCCTACGGAGGCTCTCCAAAGACAAAATTAAAACCACCACACGGGCTGGCGTACCGCGCCGAAGCACACGCCTGAAGGACCGAAGCCAGCGTGCAGCagaccctgcacacacacacacacacacacacacacacacatacagcaggTGAGCTACTGAGCAATCTACATGCCCATCAGCTGGCGAAGAAAGCGGATGGGCTGGCCAGTCACAACGAGCTTTGTTCGTCCACAAGGACGGATAAACTCAGGACAGGACAATGGATGGAGCTGGAGATGTCACACGGAGAAGGAAGTCAGGTTTACCAGGGGCACCCCATGGCTTCTCTCTGTGAGCATAAAGCAAACATGGAAACGGGGGGGGCTCTCAGAGAGGCGGGTGGAGAAAGAGGGTAACGAGGGTGACCGGGGCTGAGCACGATCAAAGCGTGCTGTAGGCATTCGTGGCGATGTCTAaggagggctggcaagatggcgcCACGGGTACAGGCACTTGCGGCCAAGTCTGATGCCTGGGTCCCATGTAGTGTGAGGCGAGAACAGACCAACTGAAGCAGTCGTTAGCTGTTCGCacgcacagtcacacacacatcctaaatgaaagtaataaaaacattttaacacaATAAGACCCACCTGTGGTAAAGCTGGTATACAGCAGTGTTTTAGAATAAGGCTGGGTAAgccttattttataattttttaattttatatttttataattttataaatcattttataatatgagagagagagagagatcttgtgGCTCAGCTTGTCTTACATGAAGGTCAGAGGCCAATTTGGGGGAGTTGGCCCTCTCCCTCCTTTACTCGGGTCCAGAGactggactcaggtcatcagactttgCAGAAAGCATCGTTCCCCAGCCCTGccgagttttgttttttaatttaatctacccgtgcataggtgttttgcctgtgtgtgtgtccgtgtacCGAATGAGTGGAGTGCCagtgtaggccagaagagggcgtcagatccctggAAGTGCCTTGTGGCTGTGGGGAATGGAACCCGGggctctggaaaagcagcccgtgctcttaagctctgagccagctctccagcccctgctatgCTATTTTTAAGATGCTCTTCAAGAACGTGATTGTAGTGAAAAAATTCAGGGACTCCTCACACACCATCTTCCCTAAGGTCAGCGACAAAAGAATTCTTTTCCCTGTAGAAGGGGAGCTTTTGTGGGACAAGGGAGGACTCTGGTGAAGCCttctccacccctccctccccGTGCTTCGCTCACCTCCCCTGGGCGGTGCTCCGGTGCCGACGGCTGCCCGGCTGAGGGATGAGCAGCTGAGCTGGCAGGCTCCCGCCTAGCGCTGGAAAGTACCTGCTGTTTCCAGGAATGTCCAAGTTTCTGTTTCCCCGAACACGGCTGTTCCCAGCGCGGCCCTCCCAGCGCCGGTGAGCTGAACAGCGGCAGATCCGCCTCAGGAGTTCATTTCCACAACAGACTCGCTATTCATGCTCTGTGAACCTGGGCTCTGGGCCAGGTCAAAGACACAAAGCCTAATGAGATACAGCCCTTCCCCGGGGAACTCCTGGCCTAGAGGACAAGCAGCGGGCAGGGGAGCTTAAGGGAGGTAGGACATGAGCCCATGTGACTCCTGGAGAGGCCACCTCCCGAGTGGGCTCCTGGGAGCCCTCGGTTAACCCTGGAGGGCTTGTGGGAAGTCAGGAGGGTGGTCAGGGAGCTTGCTGATGGACCAGGACAGGGAGGTTGGGGCCCCCTGTGTGCTGGGCAAAGACTCCAGGCCCAGAAGCCCACAATGGAAGTGGCACCTTCCCAGCTCCCTCCAGAAAGAAAACCCGCCTTCCTgaacggggggggggagggaaactCATGACAGAAAGCTCTGGTGACTGGATGATCTAAGGCTGTGAATGGCGGCCGTCACAGGAGGGAGAATAGTGGATTGAGCTCCCGAAGCCAGCGGCTGCAGGCGGTGTGACTTGAGTTGGGACTCTGGACAGGAAACACAACACAACTGTGTTCAGAGTCCAGACACCAGACCTAGATCCAGACGCTGACTCCGACAGCGTCTAACCCTGGTGGTGAGTTTTGGGTTTTAActtatttaatatgtatacagcgttctgcctgcatgtgtgcccgggtaccagaagggggcaccagatctcactatagatggttgtgagccaccgtgtggttgctgggaattgaactcaggacctttggaagagcagccagtgctcttgacctctgagccatctctctggccctggtggttagttttaaatgtcaacttgCAGGCTGGAGACACAACTCGGGGTTTaaaaacacttgttgctcttgcacaggacctgagCTGGATTCATACCCAGCACCCTCAGACAGGCTCACAGCTCAACTCCAAtcaggggacccaatgcccttcCTTTTTAGACCTCCAGGCTCACATGGGTGCACATAGAAACATGCAGACAAGCACAGACAGAAAATAAACTGAgcaaatttttttaatgt encodes the following:
- the LOC110542965 gene encoding HLA class II histocompatibility antigen, DO beta chain isoform X3; translated protein: MGAGRAPWVVALLVSLVRPDSFMAEGRDTPEDFVIQAKADCYFTNGTERVRFVVRFIFNLEEYLHFDSDLGVFVALTQLGEPDAEQWNRRPDLLARSRASVNLVCRQNYRLGAPFTVGRNVPPEVTVYPERTPLLWQHNLLLCLVTGFYPGHISVRWFRNGQEERSGVSSPGLVRNGDWTFQTTVMLEVSPELGDTYSCQVEHPSLPSPVSVAWTAQPEYSWKKILSGGAAFLLGLIVFLVGAVSHLKARKGLRSSSPTSPLERP
- the LOC110542965 gene encoding HLA class II histocompatibility antigen, DO beta chain isoform X1, which codes for MGAGRAPWVVALLVSLVRPDSFMAEGRDTPEDFVIQAKADCYFTNGTERVRFVVRFIFNLEEYLHFDSDLGVFVALTQLGEPDAEQWNRRPDLLARSRASVNLVCRQNYRLGAPFTVGRNVPPEVTVYPERTPLLWQHNLLLCLVTGFYPGHISVRWFRNGQEERSGVSSPGLVRNGDWTFQTTVMLEVSPELGDTYSCQVEHPSLPSPVSVAWTAQPEYSWKKILSGGAAFLLGLIVFLVGAVSHLKARKASERTQSGREKDPEGRFSHSA
- the LOC110542965 gene encoding HLA class II histocompatibility antigen, DO beta chain isoform X2, whose product is MGAGRAPWVVALLVSLVRPDSFMAEGRDTPEDFVIQAKADCYFTNGTERVRFVVRFIFNLEEYLHFDSDLGVFVALTQLGEPDAEQWNRRPDLLARSRASVNLVCRQNYRLGAPFTVGRNVPPEVTVYPERTPLLWQHNLLLCLVTGFYPGHISVRWFRNGQEERSGVSSPGLVRNGDWTFQTTVMLEVSPELGDTYSCQVEHPSLPSPVSVAWTAQPEYSWKKILSGGAAFLLGLIVFLVGAVSHLKARKASERTQSGREVSGALLPPHP